From the Euphorbia lathyris chromosome 6, ddEupLath1.1, whole genome shotgun sequence genome, one window contains:
- the LOC136233620 gene encoding thaumatin-like protein, producing MKFLNPTTGPAFFLFFIFIISFSSAHEVTLNIRNKCRFPIWPAAAPNAGHPIIAEGGGFYLPSGQTHRITAPWDWNGRIWGRTSCNFTSKSTCETGDCDGKLACNSTIGKPPVTLLELSLQQRNPNFYDVSLVDGYNLPISVTNKEMTPKCSIGGCTKSLINSCPPELQVVNKDGGVVACKSGCLAFDLDNFCCRNKYGSPEKCKPSVYSKMFKEACPAYFSYAFDSPSPLVTCAAKEYFITFCPSSSVALDQSM from the exons ATGAAATTCCTCAACCCCACCACCGGACctgctttctttcttttcttcatcttcatcatttCTTTCTCATCCG CACATGAAGTAACATTGAACATTCGGAACAAATGCCGATTTCCAATATGGCCAGCAGCAGCACCAAACGCAGGGCATCCAATAATAGCAGAAGGCGGCGGATTCTACTTACCTTCAGGCCAAACACACCGCATTACCGCTCCATGGGATTGGAACGGCAGAATTTGGGGAAGAACTTCCTGCAATTTCACCTCCAAATCCACCTGTGAAACAGGCGACTGCGATGGAAAATTAGCTTGTAACAGCACAATTGGAAAACCCCCCGTCACTCTCCTCGAACTCTCTCTGCAACAAAGAAACCCTAATTTCTACGATGTAAGCCTAGTTGATGGATACAACCTTCCAATTTCAGTAACGAATAAGGAAATGACACCAAAATGTAGCATCGGAGGATGCACGAAGAGCTTGATAAATTCCTGCCCGCCTGAGCTGCAGGTAGTGAATAAGGATGGTGGAGTTGTGGCTTGTAAAAGTGGTTGCTTGGCTTTCGATTTGGATAACTTCTGCTGCAGGAATAAGTATGGTAGCCCTGAGAAGTGTAAGCCAAGTGTGTATTCTAAGATGTTTAAGGAGGCTTGCCCTGCTTATTTTAGTTATGCATTTGATTCGCCTTCTCCGCTTGTTACTTGTGCTGCTAAAGAGTATTTTATTACCttttgtccttcttcttctgtTGCTCTTGATCAGTCTATGTAA